The sequence TCCATGATCGGGAGGTCGAAGTCGGCAAGGTCGAGAAGTGGGGCCTCGGCCCCGGCGCGCCGCAGCCGGTCGCTGGCGAATCGCGCCACCTTGATCGACTGGCGGCCCCTGCGCACGGAGCCCACGAGTACGGGGATTCGCAGCGGGTCGTTCATGAGGCGGCCTCCGGCCGGATGCAGGATTTCGGGGTCGAATGTCTTACTCCGCCCAGATGTCCCCCACCGTGAACCCCTCCGGGAAGGGGTCGGTGTCGTCGACGACGTATTGGGCGATTCCGGTGATCCACGCGGTGCCGCTCAGGGTGGGCACGACCGCGGGGATTCCACCCACCTCGGTCTCCTCGATCAGCTCGCCCGTCCACACGGTGCCGATGATGCTCTCGTGTCGGAACTCTTCGCCAAGCACCAGTTCCCCCTTCGCGTGCATCACCGCCATCTTCGCGCAGGTGCCGGTGCCGCACGGGGAGCGGTCCAGGCAGCCCTTCCAGCTCTCCGGCCGGTCCCAGCTCGGCCTGCCCGTGGAGACCGTGACCGCGTTGCGCCGGTGGGCATCGCCGAGGGGAGGCCCGGAGAGCTGTGAAATCGATACGCCGCCGATCTCCGGAGTCAGAGGATGCACGACGGAGAGCTGCTCGGAAGCGGCCACCCGCAGCATCTCGCCCACCCGCGTGATCTGCCCGCCGTTCTCGGGCACGAGTTCGATGCCGAGCTGCTCGGCATCGGCGATCACGTAGAACATCCCCCCGAACCCCACATCCACCGTGACCTCGCCGAATCCGGGCAGGTCCACCACCGCGTCCAAGTGGACCGCGAAGGCGGGCACGTTGCGGAAAGTGACGCTGGTGACCTTGCCCCCGCTGACCTCCGCGCGCACCCGGATGAGCCCGGCCGGCGACTCCAGCAGCAGCTCCGTCACCGGCTCCTGCGAGGGCACCATCCCCGTCTCGATGAGCACGGTCGCCACGCAGATGGTGTTGCTCCCGGACATGGGCGGGTATTCGGTGTGCTCCATGATGACGTAGCCGGCGTCCGCTTCCGGACGTGTGGGCGGCAGGATGACGTTGCAGCAGAGCGCCGGGTATCCGCGCGGTTCGCGCAGCATGCGCCGGCGCAGGCCATCGCCGTGGCGCTCCAGCCATTGCGCTTTCTCGAACATCGAGTTGCCCGGGACGTCCATCACGCCGCCGACGATGACCCTGCCGGGCTCGCCGCCGGCGTGGGCATCGACCGCGGTCACCATCTTCGATACGCGCATGTGCCATTCCGTGATTTCAGGTGGTGAGGTCGGGTATTCTTAAGGGGGGGATTCTTAAGGGATAGCGGCGCCAATTGCCAATCGTGGCGATGGCGTGCGCAGCTCGCTGTAGACTCGCCCGCCGGACCCTCTGCCAGCAGTTGCAAGACTGAAAATGCAACGATTTATTGCAAAACCAAGAAAGCAACAATTTGTTGCACAATCTGATTTGCAACACGTTGCAGAGGGGCGCCAAGGCAGAGAAGCAACGGGTCCCTGCCAGTCCTGTGCTCGCGTGCGGCCCAAACTTCCCGGGACCTGGTCAGGTCTTGCCGGGCGGTGACATGTAGGGATCGGTCGCGCTCGCGGGCGGGGGCGGCGTGAGCAGGCTCACCACCACCATCAGGAACGCCGAAACCAGGAAGCCCGGCAGCACCGGGTCGATCGCGTCCGCCGGCCCCCACCCCTCCCAAGCGAGCGCGGTGGTCACGCCGCCTACCATGGCGGCGGCTGCCCCTTCCCGGGTCGCCCGCCGCCAGTAGACCCCCACCACGACCGGGATGAAAAAGCTCGACGCCATCAGCGCGGTGAAGAGCAGCACGATGAACTGGACCAGCTCGCCCTCCCCCACCCCGCTGAGAAGCAGCACCACCGGGATGGTCCCCACCACCAGGATGCCCACCCGGTCCACCCACAGCCGGCGGCCCGGCGGGGCGTCGGGTCGGAAGAGCCCCTGGTAGATGTCGTAGGAGAGCGCGGACCCCGCGACCAGCAGGAGGGAGTCCACCGTAGACATCATGGCCGCCGTGATGGCCGCCAGCAGGATCGCGCCCAGCGTCGCCGGGAGCACCGCCGTGGCGAGCATCGGCATGGCCAGGTCGCCGGTCGGGAGGTTGGGGAAGAGCACCACCGCCGCCAGCGAGAGCACGAACACCAGCAGGTTCAGCGTGGTCACCGCGATGATGGTGAGCAGAATGCCCCGGCGGATGGTGCGCATGTCGCGCATGGCGTAGAGGCGGATCAGCTTCTCCGGGGTCGCCACCCCGCCCAGCAGGAACGAGAGCCCCATGGTGAAGAGCAGCAGGGCGGGCATCGCCTCCCAGCTGAAGGTCAGCGGGTTCACCGCCTCCACATAGGTGAAGAGCGGCTCCACCCCGCCCACCTGCCGGATGGCCAGCGGCACCGCGCAGATGGCGCCCAGCACCATGATGATGAGCTGCAGGAGGTCCGTGTACACGACGGCGATCATCCCGCCGATCACCGTGTAGGCCAGCAGTATCGCCGTGAACCCCACCATCCCCCAGCTTACGGGCACGCCGAAGACGATGTTGGCGATCAGCCCGCCCGCGACGATCTGCGCCTGGACGTACACCACCGTGGCGATGAGGATGATGACCGCCGCCAGGGCGCGCACGCCCTTCGAGTAGTAGCGCGTCTCGATGAAGGCGGGCAGCGTGAGCTGTTTCACGCGCGTGAAGCGCGGCGCGAGCACCGCCGCCATGAACCAGTAGGCGAGCGGGAGGGCCAGCACGAGCCACCCGAACGACCACCCCGCCACGTACATCACCCCGATGGTACCGACGAAGGTGCCCGCGCTGGTGTGGGTGGCGGCCATGGTCGCCCCGCCCACCAGCCAGCCCAGCTTCCCGCCCGCGATCCAGTAGTCGGCCTCGCTGCGCGTGGCCCTGAGCGCGTACCAGCCGATCGCGAACACGACCACGAAGTAGAGCAGGAAAGTGGAGAGCTGGACGTTCACCGGCGCCTCTCCTTCCGGTCCTCCAGGTACATCCAGGCCAGATAGCCGACAACGATCAGCGCGGAGACCAGGAAGAGTCCCCAGAAGACGAAGCCCGCGTCCACGACCGCCCTCACCGTGCCCTCCTCACGAAGCGCAACCCGGCCATTCCGCACGCGATCACGACGACCAGCACCAGCAGCTCCAGAACCCCCGGCAACGACAGGCCGAGGCTTCCTTCGGGACGAGCGCGCACCTGCACCACCGCGGGCAGCACCTGGAGGCTGGCCCGCGCCACCCCGGGGGCCGTACCTCCGCCTGGCGTCACGGGGAAGATCTCGCGCGCCACCATCCCCTCGGGGAGCGTCACTTCCGCCTGGAACATGCCCGGACGTGCCTCTGCCGGCGCCCAGTCGACCGCGAGCATGGGCAGCGCGACGCGCACGCCCGCGCCATCCTCGCGCACGGCGTCCGTCACCCGGTACGCCACATCCAGCGACACCTGTCCCGCGGACGCCAGTGCGTTCGGAAGCTCGATTTCGCCCTCCAGCCGGGGCGCCCCGGTGCCCGTCAGACGGACCGGCACGACTTCTCCCTCCACCTGCGCCGAGATCTCCTCCACATGCGCGGGTGCAAACAGAAGCAGCGTGAACGGGAGGGCACTCGTCCCGGGATCCAGCTCCAGCCGGTAGTTCATCGAGACGAGCGCGGCTCCGGTCTCGCGCGCATCGGCCGACACCGCCACCCGGATCACCTGCCCGCCCTCCTGGCCCGCCGCCGGCCCCGCGCTCACCGCCCCGGCAACCAGCAGCGCCGCAACAGCTGGTCCCCCCCTCAGGGCCATACCTCCCGCAGCACCCGCATGGTGTTGCCCCCCATCACCTTGCCGATGTCCTCGTCAGAATAGCCCTCCCGCACCAGCCAGCGCAGGATGTTGTGCGACGCCTCCGTGGGGTTCTCCACCCCCTTCACGTACTCCACCTCGTCGAACGGCGGATTCTTCTTCGGGCCTTCGCGAGCCGCCGCCGAGCGCGACTCCTTGATCGACAGGTTGGCCGCGTAGACGTGGTGCAGCCCCACGTGGTCGCCGTAGACGGAATCGGGGCCGAAGCTCACATGGTCGATGCCCACCAGCGCCTTCACGTACTCGAAGTGCTCCATGAAGGCCTCGATCCCGTGCACCGTGTTGTTGCGCGTGAGGGTGGTGTGCGGCGCCGCCTCGATGCCGATCACGCCCCCCTTGTCCGCGCACGCCTCCAGCACGTCGTCGGGCGCCAGCCGGTTCGACTCCCACAGCGCCCGGGCACCGATGTGCGAGAGCACGATGGGATGCTCGCTCCACTCGATGGTATCCAGGGTCGTCCGGTCGCCGCAGTGCGAGCAGTCGATCAGCATCCCCAGCTTGTTCATGCGCGCGACCGCGCGCCGCCCGAACATCGTCAGGCCCCCGTCGCCGGGCTCCTTCAGCCCCGACCCCAGCGCGTTGGCCTCACTGTAGGTGATCCCGAGCGCACGCACCCCGAACCCGAAGAGCAGGTCGATGCGGTCGAGTTCGTTCTCGATCATGGCCGCGCCTTCCATCGACGCGATCCACCCGACCTTCCCCTGCTGGTGCGCCCGCAGGATGTCGCCCACCCCCAGGCAGTGGATGAGGAAGTCCTGGTGCGCCAGGTCGCACAGCCGCATACCGAAGTCGTGGAGCACGTCGTTCCACTTCCAGCCCCCGTGCGAAAGGATGGTGCAGATGCCGTCGAGCAGGTTGTCGAAGACGGCATCCCAGCACGAGTGCCCCAGGCCCTCGAACGCGGTCGCCATCCGCCCCGCGCGCACGTACGCCGGGGTCTCGCGCACATCCCGCGGGAAGACCCCCGCGTGCTCGTGCAGCGAGATCATCACCAGCTCGGAGGCAAGCCTCTCGGCCCGCGCCTCTTCTTCCCGCGAGAGCGGCACCAGGTACGGCTCCACGCGTCCCACCTGAACCGCAAGCTTGAACGGTTTGTAGTCGAGGCC comes from Gammaproteobacteria bacterium and encodes:
- a CDS encoding proline racemase family protein, with product MRVSKMVTAVDAHAGGEPGRVIVGGVMDVPGNSMFEKAQWLERHGDGLRRRMLREPRGYPALCCNVILPPTRPEADAGYVIMEHTEYPPMSGSNTICVATVLIETGMVPSQEPVTELLLESPAGLIRVRAEVSGGKVTSVTFRNVPAFAVHLDAVVDLPGFGEVTVDVGFGGMFYVIADAEQLGIELVPENGGQITRVGEMLRVAASEQLSVVHPLTPEIGGVSISQLSGPPLGDAHRRNAVTVSTGRPSWDRPESWKGCLDRSPCGTGTCAKMAVMHAKGELVLGEEFRHESIIGTVWTGELIEETEVGGIPAVVPTLSGTAWITGIAQYVVDDTDPFPEGFTVGDIWAE
- a CDS encoding sodium/solute symporter (Members of the Solute:Sodium Symporter (SSS), TC 2.A.21 as described in tcdb.org, catalyze solute:Na+ symport. Known solutes for members of the family include sugars, amino acids, nucleosides, inositols, vitamins, urea or anions, depending on the system.), with protein sequence MNVQLSTFLLYFVVVFAIGWYALRATRSEADYWIAGGKLGWLVGGATMAATHTSAGTFVGTIGVMYVAGWSFGWLVLALPLAYWFMAAVLAPRFTRVKQLTLPAFIETRYYSKGVRALAAVIILIATVVYVQAQIVAGGLIANIVFGVPVSWGMVGFTAILLAYTVIGGMIAVVYTDLLQLIIMVLGAICAVPLAIRQVGGVEPLFTYVEAVNPLTFSWEAMPALLLFTMGLSFLLGGVATPEKLIRLYAMRDMRTIRRGILLTIIAVTTLNLLVFVLSLAAVVLFPNLPTGDLAMPMLATAVLPATLGAILLAAITAAMMSTVDSLLLVAGSALSYDIYQGLFRPDAPPGRRLWVDRVGILVVGTIPVVLLLSGVGEGELVQFIVLLFTALMASSFFIPVVVGVYWRRATREGAAAAMVGGVTTALAWEGWGPADAIDPVLPGFLVSAFLMVVVSLLTPPPPASATDPYMSPPGKT
- a CDS encoding membrane dipeptidase, which translates into the protein MGADKAHDGYQSFSYLEPGLDYKPFKLAVQVGRVEPYLVPLSREEEARAERLASELVMISLHEHAGVFPRDVRETPAYVRAGRMATAFEGLGHSCWDAVFDNLLDGICTILSHGGWKWNDVLHDFGMRLCDLAHQDFLIHCLGVGDILRAHQQGKVGWIASMEGAAMIENELDRIDLLFGFGVRALGITYSEANALGSGLKEPGDGGLTMFGRRAVARMNKLGMLIDCSHCGDRTTLDTIEWSEHPIVLSHIGARALWESNRLAPDDVLEACADKGGVIGIEAAPHTTLTRNNTVHGIEAFMEHFEYVKALVGIDHVSFGPDSVYGDHVGLHHVYAANLSIKESRSAAAREGPKKNPPFDEVEYVKGVENPTEASHNILRWLVREGYSDEDIGKVMGGNTMRVLREVWP